From a single Fusobacterium ulcerans ATCC 49185 genomic region:
- the hemB gene encoding porphobilinogen synthase: protein MFVRTRRLRSSKALRDMVRNVTINLSDFIYPLFMEEGENIKEEISSMPGQYRWSIDRVGEELTELKELGVTSILLFGIPKHKDPQGSEAYNDKGIVQEAIRYIKKNFPEFLIVTDVCMCEYTSHGHCGILDGCEVLNDETLKYIAKTALSHVKAGADIVAPSDMMDGRILAIREILDENGYVNTPIMAYSAKYSSNYYGPFREAADSAPSFGDRKTYQMDFRNSKEYFREVEADMAEGADFIMVKPALAYLDVINAISNIDLPIVAYNVSGEYSMVKAAAQNGWIDEKGIVMENMFAMKRAGVNIIITYHAKDIAKWYKNNEVVF from the coding sequence ATGTTTGTTAGAACTAGAAGACTTAGAAGTTCTAAAGCCTTAAGAGATATGGTGAGAAATGTAACAATTAATCTTAGTGATTTCATATATCCGCTTTTTATGGAAGAAGGAGAAAATATAAAGGAAGAAATATCATCTATGCCTGGACAATACAGATGGTCAATCGATAGAGTAGGAGAGGAACTTACAGAGTTAAAAGAACTTGGTGTAACTTCTATTCTTCTTTTTGGTATTCCAAAGCACAAAGATCCACAAGGCTCTGAAGCATATAATGATAAAGGGATTGTACAGGAAGCTATAAGATATATCAAGAAAAATTTCCCAGAATTTCTTATAGTTACTGATGTATGTATGTGTGAATATACTTCTCATGGACATTGTGGAATACTTGATGGATGTGAAGTTTTAAATGATGAAACTCTTAAATATATAGCAAAAACTGCCCTTTCTCATGTAAAGGCTGGAGCTGATATAGTTGCCCCATCAGATATGATGGATGGAAGAATACTGGCTATAAGAGAAATTTTAGATGAAAATGGATATGTAAATACTCCTATCATGGCATATAGTGCAAAATATTCATCAAACTACTATGGACCTTTCAGAGAAGCAGCTGATTCTGCTCCTAGTTTTGGAGACAGAAAGACTTATCAGATGGATTTCAGAAACTCTAAGGAATATTTTAGAGAAGTCGAAGCTGATATGGCAGAAGGAGCTGATTTTATAATGGTAAAACCTGCTCTTGCTTATCTTGATGTTATCAATGCCATATCTAATATCGATCTTCCCATTGTTGCCTATAATGTAAGTGGTGAATACTCTATGGTAAAAGCTGCTGCTCAAAATGGCTGGATAGATGAAAAAGGTATTGTTATGGAAAATATGTTTGCTATGAAAAGAGCTGGAGTCAATATAATAATAACTTATCATGCTAAGGATATAGCAAAATGGTATAAAAATAATGAAGTTGTTTTTTAA
- the hemL gene encoding glutamate-1-semialdehyde 2,1-aminomutase codes for MEHKISTEIFKKAEKYIPGGVNSPVRAFKSVNRKAPIFACKGKGARIWDEDGNEYIDYICSWGPLILGHNPENVINGVREAIEMGSSFGLPTKMEVELAELITKCCPSIEKVRLTTSGTEATMSAVRVARAYTNRNKILKFEGCYHGHSDSLLVKSGSGLLTDGYQDSNGITDGVLKDTLTVPFGDISAIKAVLEKKDVACLIMEPVPANMGMIYPNVKFLKEIREVCTSTGTILIFDEVISGFRLSLGGAQEFFGITPDMTTLGKIIGGGYPVGAFGGKAEIMELIAPVGRVYHAGTLSGNPVSVRAGYETISYLYNNRETLYKTLEEKTQYLVNNIKELAAKYNVPACVNTIGSLFTIFFTERPEVNNLEDALSSNTENFAIYFNTMLEDGIVCPPSQFEAHFISMAHTKEDLDKTLLSIEKAFKSIGEKNNGK; via the coding sequence ATGGAACATAAGATTTCAACTGAAATTTTTAAAAAAGCTGAGAAATATATCCCTGGCGGAGTAAATAGTCCTGTAAGAGCTTTTAAATCTGTAAATAGAAAAGCTCCTATCTTTGCATGTAAAGGAAAAGGTGCAAGGATATGGGATGAAGATGGGAATGAATATATAGATTACATCTGTTCTTGGGGTCCATTAATTCTAGGACATAACCCTGAAAATGTAATAAATGGAGTTAGAGAAGCTATAGAAATGGGGAGTTCTTTTGGTCTTCCTACTAAAATGGAGGTAGAACTTGCTGAACTTATTACTAAATGCTGTCCTTCTATCGAAAAAGTAAGACTCACTACTTCTGGTACAGAAGCTACTATGTCTGCTGTAAGAGTAGCTAGAGCATATACAAATAGAAATAAAATATTAAAATTTGAAGGATGTTATCATGGCCACTCTGATTCACTTTTAGTGAAATCTGGATCAGGACTTTTAACTGATGGATATCAAGATAGCAACGGAATTACAGATGGAGTATTAAAAGACACTCTTACTGTACCTTTTGGGGATATATCTGCTATTAAAGCTGTTCTTGAAAAGAAAGATGTAGCCTGTCTTATTATGGAGCCTGTTCCTGCTAACATGGGTATGATTTATCCTAATGTAAAATTTTTAAAAGAAATAAGAGAAGTCTGCACTTCTACAGGAACTATTCTAATATTTGATGAAGTTATATCTGGATTCAGATTATCTCTTGGAGGAGCACAGGAATTTTTTGGTATTACTCCTGATATGACTACCCTTGGAAAAATAATAGGTGGAGGATATCCTGTTGGAGCATTTGGTGGTAAAGCTGAGATAATGGAACTCATTGCTCCTGTTGGAAGAGTATATCACGCTGGAACTCTATCTGGAAATCCTGTATCTGTGAGAGCTGGATATGAAACTATAAGTTATTTGTATAACAACAGAGAAACTTTATATAAAACTTTAGAGGAAAAAACTCAATATCTTGTAAATAATATAAAAGAGCTTGCTGCAAAATATAATGTTCCTGCATGTGTAAATACAATAGGTTCTCTTTTCACTATATTCTTTACTGAGAGACCTGAAGTAAATAATCTTGAAGATGCTCTTTCTTCTAATACTGAAAATTTTGCAATCTACTTCAATACAATGCTTGAAGATGGAATTGTTTGTCCTCCATCTCAATTTGAAGCTCACTTCATTTCAATGGCTCACACTAAAGAAGATCTAGATAAAACTCTTTTGTCTATTGAAAAAGCTTTTAAATCTATTGGAGAAAAAAACAATGGAAAATAA
- a CDS encoding precorrin-2 dehydrogenase/sirohydrochlorin ferrochelatase family protein — protein MENNFFPVFLDMQNKKVLVIGAGKIAFRKTETLLSYGAKIKVITRDIKEEKFKELKNIELSLEDFKEDMLEDIFMVVAATDDSVFNKYIFELCSKKNILVNNITSKTEMNCRFSSIYENGEYQIAISAKGDPKKSKALKEKISKFFNN, from the coding sequence ATGGAAAATAATTTTTTCCCTGTGTTTTTAGATATGCAGAATAAAAAAGTCCTTGTAATAGGAGCTGGAAAAATAGCCTTTAGAAAAACTGAAACTCTTTTGAGTTATGGGGCAAAAATTAAAGTTATTACCAGGGATATAAAAGAAGAGAAATTTAAAGAACTGAAAAATATTGAATTGTCTTTAGAAGACTTTAAAGAAGATATGCTGGAAGATATATTTATGGTAGTTGCTGCTACTGATGATTCTGTATTTAATAAATATATTTTTGAATTATGCAGTAAAAAAAATATACTTGTAAATAATATTACTTCTAAAACAGAAATGAACTGTCGTTTTTCAAGTATTTATGAAAATGGTGAGTATCAAATTGCTATTTCTGCAAAAGGAGATCCTAAAAAATCAAAGGCTCTTAAAGAAAAAATAAGTAAATTTTTTAACAATTAA
- a CDS encoding RidA family protein, translating into MKRIIHTEKAPAALGPYSQAVEVNGTIFVSGQIPFVPETMSLISEDIQDQTKQSLENVKAILEAAGYTFKNVVKATVFIKNMEDFALMNEVYNEYLGNIRPARACVEVARLPKDVKVEIEVIAVK; encoded by the coding sequence ATGAAAAGAATTATCCATACTGAAAAAGCTCCTGCTGCTTTAGGACCATATTCACAAGCTGTAGAAGTTAACGGAACTATTTTTGTATCTGGACAGATACCCTTTGTTCCTGAAACTATGTCTCTTATATCAGAAGATATACAGGATCAGACTAAACAATCTCTTGAAAATGTGAAAGCCATCCTTGAAGCTGCTGGATATACTTTTAAAAATGTGGTAAAAGCTACTGTCTTCATAAAAAATATGGAGGATTTTGCTCTTATGAATGAGGTATATAATGAATACCTTGGAAATATAAGACCTGCAAGAGCATGTGTAGAAGTTGCAAGACTTCCTAAAGATGTAAAAGTAGAAATAGAAGTTATTGCTGTAAAATAA
- a CDS encoding HU family DNA-binding protein translates to MDKLQFIKEYKENHDRRITNADAKKDVEVFLNLIENNIVEAGSIKFKGIGTFSLLKRKPRVISNPKTRERMTIYPLPIVKFIPTKVKIGK, encoded by the coding sequence ATGGATAAACTACAATTTATAAAAGAGTATAAAGAAAATCATGATAGAAGAATAACTAATGCTGATGCAAAAAAAGATGTAGAGGTATTTCTAAACCTGATAGAAAACAATATTGTTGAAGCTGGAAGCATAAAATTCAAAGGAATAGGAACTTTTTCTCTTCTTAAAAGAAAGCCTAGAGTAATCAGCAATCCAAAAACAAGAGAAAGAATGACAATCTATCCTTTACCAATAGTAAAATTTATTCCTACTAAAGTAAAAATAGGAAAATAA
- a CDS encoding HU family DNA-binding protein: MGEKEFLKLYMKERGLKNLDEAKEKIDTFWKTVKGALERGEKVKFKDWGNFDMKDIRPRRIVELKTKRDMIIPGSRKIKFSSGKGLIKSIHNEIEEGKIDG; this comes from the coding sequence ATGGGAGAAAAAGAGTTTTTAAAACTGTATATGAAAGAAAGAGGGTTAAAAAATTTAGACGAGGCTAAAGAAAAAATCGATACTTTTTGGAAAACTGTAAAAGGGGCTCTTGAAAGAGGGGAAAAAGTTAAGTTCAAAGATTGGGGAAATTTTGATATGAAAGATATTAGACCTAGAAGAATAGTAGAACTTAAAACAAAAAGAGATATGATAATTCCTGGAAGCAGAAAGATAAAATTCAGTTCAGGGAAAGGCCTTATAAAGTCTATACATAATGAGATTGAAGAGGGGAAGATAGATGGATAA
- a CDS encoding bactofilin family protein, translating to MGLFSKNNKDVEIDFSAKGMTAISKGSTVVGDITNECNLHIDGIITGNIISNAVVTIGTSGRVMGKIKAYKIIISGICKGELEADIVEILTNSKVVGDITSSKLIVEEDSYFEGKNQKKQPSEYIEMK from the coding sequence ATGGGTTTGTTTAGTAAAAACAATAAAGATGTGGAGATAGATTTTTCGGCAAAGGGAATGACTGCTATTTCAAAAGGAAGTACAGTAGTAGGAGATATTACTAATGAGTGTAATCTTCACATAGACGGAATAATTACAGGAAACATTATTTCAAATGCTGTAGTAACAATTGGTACCAGTGGAAGAGTGATGGGAAAAATAAAAGCATATAAGATAATTATAAGTGGTATATGCAAAGGAGAACTGGAAGCTGATATTGTTGAAATATTAACCAATAGTAAAGTAGTAGGAGATATAACAAGTTCTAAATTAATAGTGGAAGAAGATTCATATTTTGAAGGTAAAAATCAGAAAAAACAACCAAGTGAATATATAGAAATGAAGTAA
- a CDS encoding cation diffusion facilitator family transporter yields the protein MKTLTNEQTAMKVSFVSIVWNIILSIFKLFAGIVAHSGAMISDAVHSASDVLSTFIVIIGVKIANKESDKTHPYGHERMECVAAILLSAILFATGLGIGYKGIIIISSKDYSHLTVPGILALAAALISIGVKEGMYWYTRAAAKKINSGALMADAWHHRSDALSSVGSFAGILGARLGYPIFDPIASVIICIFILKAAFEIFMDSINKMTDKACDDETIEIIRTLILKQEGVLGIDQIKTRLFGDRVYVDVEIQADGNIPLKQAHDIAHNVHDAIENNILKIKHCMVHVNPVNK from the coding sequence ATGAAAACTTTGACAAATGAACAGACTGCTATGAAAGTTTCTTTTGTTTCTATTGTATGGAATATCATTCTATCTATTTTTAAACTTTTTGCTGGTATAGTTGCTCATTCAGGAGCAATGATTTCTGATGCTGTTCATTCAGCTTCTGATGTACTCAGTACTTTTATAGTTATTATTGGAGTAAAGATAGCAAATAAAGAATCAGACAAAACACACCCTTATGGACATGAAAGAATGGAGTGTGTAGCTGCTATACTGTTGTCAGCTATTCTTTTTGCTACTGGGTTAGGTATAGGATATAAAGGGATCATCATTATTTCCTCTAAAGACTACAGTCATCTGACAGTTCCAGGAATCCTTGCTCTTGCAGCTGCATTGATATCTATTGGAGTAAAAGAAGGAATGTACTGGTATACAAGAGCTGCTGCTAAAAAAATAAATTCTGGGGCACTTATGGCTGATGCATGGCACCATCGCTCTGATGCTCTTTCATCTGTAGGAAGTTTTGCTGGTATACTTGGAGCCAGACTTGGTTACCCAATATTTGATCCAATAGCCAGTGTTATTATCTGTATCTTTATTTTAAAAGCAGCTTTTGAAATATTTATGGATTCTATCAATAAAATGACTGATAAAGCCTGTGATGATGAAACTATTGAAATAATCAGAACTCTTATCTTAAAGCAAGAAGGAGTTTTGGGAATAGACCAAATCAAAACTAGGTTATTTGGTGATAGAGTATATGTAGATGTTGAAATTCAAGCAGATGGAAATATTCCTCTTAAACAGGCACATGATATAGCTCACAATGTCCATGATGCTATTGAAAATAATATTCTGAAAATAAAGCATTGCATGGTTCATGTAAATCCAGTAAACAAATAA
- a CDS encoding SAM-dependent methyltransferase — translation MEIKYGKKFLMDNMMGPNSFRICEEITNGIKIETGSRILDLGCGKGLTSIFLAEKYDSSVFAADLWIDPTENYERFKKVDLGEEIIPLRAEAHQLPFAHEFFDVIVTIDSYHYFGNTGEFFGKHILPLLKGNGLFIMAIPGLKEEFENGEIPEELRPFWQENMNFYTKYWWYELFSKNEGIIIEKCESLKCHDEAWKEWLECDNEYAVHDIDMMKAESGKYFDTIGIIIRKK, via the coding sequence ATGGAAATAAAGTATGGTAAAAAGTTTTTGATGGATAATATGATGGGGCCTAACAGTTTTAGAATATGTGAAGAAATTACCAATGGAATAAAAATAGAAACTGGGTCAAGAATACTTGATTTAGGGTGTGGGAAAGGATTAACTTCTATATTTTTAGCTGAAAAATATGATTCAAGTGTATTTGCAGCTGATTTATGGATTGATCCTACAGAAAATTATGAAAGATTTAAGAAGGTTGATTTAGGAGAAGAGATAATTCCTTTAAGAGCTGAAGCTCATCAACTTCCTTTTGCTCATGAATTTTTTGATGTAATTGTAACTATAGATTCATATCATTACTTTGGTAATACAGGGGAATTTTTTGGAAAACACATACTTCCTCTGCTAAAAGGAAATGGCTTGTTTATAATGGCTATACCTGGATTAAAAGAAGAATTTGAAAATGGAGAAATACCTGAAGAGTTACGTCCCTTTTGGCAGGAGAATATGAATTTTTATACTAAATACTGGTGGTATGAACTTTTTTCTAAAAATGAAGGAATTATTATTGAGAAATGTGAATCATTGAAATGCCACGATGAAGCTTGGAAAGAATGGCTTGAATGTGATAATGAATATGCTGTCCATGATATTGATATGATGAAGGCAGAAAGCGGAAAGTATTTTGATACTATTGGGATAATTATAAGAAAGAAATAG
- a CDS encoding HAD family hydrolase — MKLIAMDLDGTLLTKNKRVSDFNRDILNKKSSEGIELVIASGRDLYSIVDLTGCLNVRYHICFNGAKIYRDRELIYSKSMDRNICLDILEKAVEIGLDYSATAGKEVHFTKIDPEYVKEYGTNKELEFFHITDGKPLGREFEKMVFVGDAGRFKKLRKYVTEKYGNELNIFGSGDGVMDIVDIQCGKGEALKLVAEDIGIDIKQTMAFGDNENDISMLNIAGCPVIMANAAEELKKPEYKRTVTNGEDGVGVFVEKFFER; from the coding sequence ATGAAACTAATAGCAATGGATCTGGATGGAACTCTCCTAACCAAAAATAAGAGAGTGTCAGATTTTAATAGAGATATATTAAACAAAAAAAGTAGTGAGGGAATAGAATTAGTTATAGCCTCTGGAAGAGATTTGTATAGTATAGTTGATTTAACAGGCTGTTTAAATGTAAGATATCATATCTGTTTCAATGGAGCTAAAATATATAGGGATAGGGAACTGATTTATTCTAAATCAATGGATAGAAATATCTGTCTGGATATTCTTGAAAAGGCAGTGGAAATAGGGTTGGATTATAGTGCTACTGCTGGAAAAGAAGTGCATTTTACAAAGATAGATCCTGAATATGTAAAAGAATATGGAACAAACAAAGAACTTGAATTTTTTCATATAACAGATGGAAAACCACTAGGAAGAGAATTTGAGAAAATGGTATTTGTAGGAGATGCAGGTAGATTTAAAAAGCTAAGAAAATATGTAACTGAAAAATATGGAAATGAGCTTAATATTTTTGGTTCAGGAGATGGAGTTATGGATATAGTGGATATCCAATGCGGCAAAGGTGAAGCATTAAAGCTGGTAGCAGAAGATATAGGAATAGATATAAAGCAGACAATGGCATTTGGAGATAATGAAAATGATATTTCTATGCTGAATATTGCAGGATGTCCTGTAATTATGGCTAATGCAGCAGAAGAATTGAAAAAACCTGAATATAAAAGAACTGTTACTAATGGTGAAGATGGAGTAGGAGTCTTTGTAGAAAAATTTTTTGAAAGATAG